A genomic region of Gossypium hirsutum isolate 1008001.06 chromosome D01, Gossypium_hirsutum_v2.1, whole genome shotgun sequence contains the following coding sequences:
- the LOC107921249 gene encoding syntaxin-121, translating to MNDLFSGSFSRPPSSEFSPDHHVIQMTPQPSSPAGDGVDHLHKFFKDVESINGELKELEKLNGDLSSSHEQSKTLHNAKAVKELRAKMDSDVNMALQKAKLIKARLEALDRSSDTSRNMPGCGPGSSSDRTRTSVVNGLRKKLKDSMESFNGLREKISSEYRETVERRYFTVTGENPDVRTLDLLISTGESETFMQKAIQEQGRGRVLDTINEIQERHDAVKDLEKNLKELHQVFMDMAVLVQTQGEELDDIERQVNRANSYVRDGATRLQTARNYQKNTRKWTCYAIILLLIILIIVLVILRPW from the exons ATGAACGATCTGTTTTCAGGCTCTTTCTCTCGACCCCCAAGCTCAGAATTTTCCCCTGATCACCATGTAATCCAGATGACTCCTCAACCCTCCTCCCCCGCCGGCGACGGCGTTGACCACCTCCACAAGTTCTTCAAGGACGTCGAGTCCATCAACGGTGAGCTCAAAGAACTCGAGAAGCTCAACGGCGACCTCTCCTCCTCCCACGAGCAAAGCAAGACGTTGCACAACGCGAAAGCCGTGAAGGAATTGAGAGCAAAGATGGATTCCGACGTCAACATGGCGTTGCAGAAGGCCAAGCTTATTAAGGCCAGGCTCGAAGCACTTGACCGGTCCAGCGACACAAGCCGGAACATGCCCGGGTGTGGACCGGGGTCATCTTCGGACCGGACGAGGACGTCGGTGGTCAACGGGTTGAGGAAGAAGTTGAAGGATTCGATGGAAAGCTTTAATGGTTTGAGAGAAAAGATATCGTCTGAGTATAGAGAAACTGTTGAGAGAAGGTATTTTACGGTCACCGGCGAAAACCCAGATGTGCGGACTCTTGATCTTTTGATTTCAACAG ggGAAAGTGAGACATTTATGCAAAAAGCGATTCAAGAACAAGGGAGGGGAAGAGTTTTGGATACAATAAACGAGATTCAAGAAAGGCACGATGCTGTTAAGGACTTGGAGAAGAATCTCAAAGAACTTCACCAAGTTTTCATGGATATGGCGGTGCTGGTTCAAACCCAAGGTGAAGAACTGGACGATATCGAGAGGCAAGTGAACCGAGCTAATTCGTACGTAAGAGACGGAGCTACCCGACTTCAAACCgctagaaattatcaaaaaaatacCCGCAAATGGACTTGTTATGCTATCATACTCCTCCTCATCATCTTGATTATCGTGTTAGTCATACTGAGACCGTGGTAA